CGAGGGACAGATGGCGTTCCTCGAGTTCGGTCCGTACGAGCGCTTCAACCTCTCCATCGAGGATCCGGTCGACCCGGAGGCGGACCAGCTCGACCAGGCCGTGGCCTTGATCGGCGCCGAGGGAGTCGGGACCCCGGAAGAGGCGACGATGGCGCTCGCCGACGCGGCTGGTCTTCCGCTCGATGCGAAGCCTCGTCGTATTCTTGCGGCCTACCGGCAGCGCGGCGACGACGACATCGCGGGGCTCCTGGAGCAGGTTTGGACACGCCCCCGGCATCAGTGGGCGAACCAGGCTGAGGTCGTTGATCGCGCCGCTGCGGAGACAGCGCAGAGCGGACCCGGCGAGGCAGATGGCGGGAACGAGACAACGGCCAATGACGACCTAGACAACCACAGCACAGGCACGGACGAGCTGACCGAGAGCGGATCCGTGGATCAGGACGACGATCAACTCCTGGCCGGCAAAGGCTGGGTGCCGGTGCCGACGGGCTATCGCAGTGTCGGCTGGGTTCGGCCGCACGAGGCGGAGGCGGCCGTGCTGGCCTACCAGCTGCACGCCGATGTTCCCGTGCATGACGGCGAAAAGATCACGGGCTGGGCCAGGTACGTCGATGACAGCTCTGTGGACGCCTCAAGGTTCCGCGCGAACGTCACAGTCTGCAGGTCCCGGACGCATGGGGAGCGGATCGTCTGCTGGATCCGCGAGCATGAAGCGTTCAGCATCACCCAGGCTGCGGCTGAGATGCGTTCGGTGTCGATTTTCGGCCCTGATGACACGACGGCGGGCCTCGTTGAGTACTTCGAGCCGGGCAGCGCGGCGGCTGAACGCTACAGGAGCACGACCCGGCTCCTGCGTGCGTAAGGCGAACGGCAACACGGCTGACGGAGACGACGCAAGGGGCCGCTGGCGGCCCGATCGCTGGTCGCTCGCGACGACCGAGGCGGCCGTGACCCCATCCGAAGGTGGAGGTGACGGCCGCCTCGGCGTCCGGTCACGAGTGGTTGGAAGATGCGTCAGCCACCCGGCTGCTGGCAACAGCCAGTTCCTCGGCGGTGAAGAGCGATCGGAACTGCGGATGCAGTACGACCGCCTCGGCTGTCAGATCCACGCGACCCCGCTCCCAGAGGGCCGTGAACCCGTCAGAGACGGCAGGGTTGGCCAGCAACTGTCGGGCCGTCGCCAATCCGCCCTTCGCAGTAACCATCCTGAGCAGCAGACCTGCGTTGTAGTTCGCCTCGTCCCGCGCCCGCTCGTAGGTCTTCACCATCGCCGCGTGAAAGACCGCTTCCAGCTCCCGTCCCTCCAGCTCAGCCCTGGACGGTGCCTGTCTGGCCGGTGGACGTCCTGTCACAGCTTCGGCTGAGAGCCTCTGTGTACTTCCGCCCTGAGCGATCAGCCTCAGCAGCCGGGTGACACTCCGGTACCGGTTCGCCGCAGCACTACCCGGGGCAAAGTACTGGACCATTCCTTCCGGCGAGCCGTCGCGGTCCTCGACCGGGCTGTCCTGTCGGTTTCTCGCCGCTTCCACGACGGCCTTGGCCTCGTTCTGGCGTACCCAGCAGACCACTCGGGGCCCGCCGGGCTCCGCCCGGTCGATCCGGACGTTGGCCCGGTGTTTCCGCGCCTCCGCCGACGTGATGGGGTGGAATCTGGCCCAGCCGAGCATCTTGCCGTCGTGCCGGACCGGCACGTCCTGGCGATGCCGGTAGCTGCTGATCACCGCTCCCGCCTCATATGGACGCAGCCAGGCGACACTTCGATAGCCGGCCGGCACCGGCGCGTCCGGATCATCCTCCGTCTCCTGCTGTTCGCTCCCGGCCCGGTCCCGGGTTAGCGGCCGTGAGTCGGACAGGGCGGTGGCAGGTCCGACACCCGTCGGCGAGGAAGCCGTTTGCGGCTCGTCGCTGCCCTGCCGGGCCCCTGTCGGCGACCCGGGCGCAGGTGCTTCCGCTTGCTTGGGGACAGCAGGCGTCTTCGCCGTCTCAAGCTCTGATGGGTCGTCTCGTACGGAAACGCCAAGAACCGGCTGCGATGCAGGTGTTTCGTACCCGTCCACCGTCGGATCCTCGACCGATGCCTCCTGCTCAGTGCGCTCCTTCACCGGCTCGGCGTCAACGACCGATCCGACCTCGTCGCGCCAGTGCCGATCCACGACAACCACCAGCCGATCCTGCTGAGGCAGGGACGGCACGTCGATGACCGGCGTGGCGTCGATGAACGTTGCCCCGTCCACGGCAGGTGCGGGGGCGGCGACGGGCGGGGCGACGCCGATACCCAGCTCCTCGATGCGCTGCCACAGCGGCTCCATCGCCGCCTCCGGATCTCGGCTGAACACGCTCCCCCGGATCCGCACGAACACGCAGTTGCCAACCCGCTCCAGCACCGCCTGGCGGCGCATGTCGCTCTCCCACTGCTCCGGCCCGTGGTAGGCGTCGCCGTCGCATTCGATGGCGAGGCGGCGGCCGTTCGGGGCGGGCAGCACGAAGTCGATCCGGTAGCTGCCGATGCGGAACTGCGGCAGCGGCCGGTAGCCGCGCAGCAGGATGCGGCGCAGCACCGCACGTTCGAAGTCGCTGTCGCAGCGCTTCTCCAGGTCGTCATACGCCTCGTCGGCGACGGTGACGTTCTGACAGTAGGTGAGCAGCAGGCCGCGGGCGTCGTCCTCGCGCATGTCGGCGGGTTGCACGGAGTGGAAGACCCAGAGCTGGTCGCGGGCCCGTGACGCGGCCACGTTGACTCGGCGGTGGTGGTCTCGCTTGGTGAATGCCGACACGGGTCCCTGGTGCGGGGACACGACCAGGGAGACCAGCACGATGTCACGTTCGTCGCCCTGGAAGGTGTACGAGTCACCGACGCGCAGCCGGCGGCGTTCCATCTCCTCCTCGCCGACGGTCTCGCGAATCCGGGTGAGCAGGTAGAGGGCCTGTCCACTGGTGCTGAGCAGGCTGACCACGCCGATGGTCCGGCCGGCGTACACGGGGTCGGCGACGATCGCTGCGACCCGTGCGACCAGGGCCTCGGCCTCGGCGACGTTGACGTTGCCGTAGGTGGTGAGGTCCTGCCGGATGCCATCGGGCACGTGCACCGCGATCACCGGGTCGCCGATCCCGGCGGGGCGGTCGGTGCGCAGCGGCTCGATCTCGCCGCCGTAGTAGGTCTGGCTGGAGAAGCCGATGATGGCCGGCACGGAGCGGAAGTGCTCAGTGAGCAGGATGCGTTCGGGCGAGCGGCGGACCGCGTGGTCGTAGAGGCTGCTCTCCGGGTCGAAATGCTCGGCCGATGGCACGTCGACCAGATGCGAGTTGATCAAACCGGTGACGGCGCCGACGAACGACAGCTGCGGACCGATCTGCTGGTCGTCGCCGACGACCACGGCCCGCTCGGCGAGGCTGAGGATGGGCAGCGAGAACACGTCCGCCTGGGACGCCTCGTCGACAATCACCACGTCGAAGTGGGCGCCACCGGCGAACTGTTCGATGGCCCGGTCCACGGACATGACCCAGACCGGCACGGCGTCCACCGCCGCGCTCATCGCCCGCTGGGCGTGGGCCTGCCACAGGGCGGCGTTCTTCCCCGTACCCTTGCCGATCTTGCGCAGCGCGGTGGTCCAGTCGGCGAGCGCCGCCCGGCGGCGGTCGTCGAGGGCCTTTGAGACCTCCAGCCAGGAGGAGGCGACGACGAGTTCCTGGGTGAGGCGGCGGATGCGCTCCCGGATCTGCTCGACGCGCCGGCCGAGGGCGACCGGGTCGACGCTGCCGACCACCGTGTCGAACCAGGTCTGCGCCTGCCGCCACTGCCACCGGTGCAGGCAGTCCATGCCGTTGTCGGCGAGCGTGGGCGCGGTGCCGTCGTCGATGCTGGCTGCCCACGCGGGCGCTGCCTCCCGCAGCCGGGCCGACAGCTCACGGAAGCGTCGCGCGTCGGGACGCAGCGCGGCGAGCCGGCGCACCTCGTCGAGGTACGAGTCCCAGCGATCGAGGTCGGCGCTCTGCCGGCTGAGGTCGAGCAGCCGCCACAACTCGCTGGCATCCGTACCCGACATGCCGGCCTGAAGCGCGGCAGCCACCTCGCGTTCGGCGGCGACCAGGCGGTCATGGGTGAAGACGGTGGCGCAGCGGGTGACCAGGTCCGCGATGGTGGTCAACCGCTGGGTGTCCACGGTCGTCGCGATGGCCGGGAGCAGCCCGCGCAGGGTGGCGTGCAGCGCCGGCCAGCGGCGGCGGTCCCAGTCGAGAGCGGACTCGGCCTCGGCGAGCAGCCGGCCGGCCCACGTCTCGGGATTCGCCGCGACCGGGATGGTGAGCTCGAGCGGCTGGGTCCACTCCTGCCAGCGGGTGGTCAGCTCCTGGCGCAGCCGCTGCCGTCCGACGTAGGCGACGACGATATCGACGTCGTCGGTGGTCCGCAGGATCTCCCCGTCGATGCGGCAGTCGGCGGCGAGCTTGGCCAGGGTGCCCTGAAAGACTCGGCTGACGCCCTTGCCGGCGGCAAAGCGTTGCCGCAGCTCACCGAGCTGCGCGAGCAGGCGGCGGGGCTCGGCCAGGTGAGCGTCGGGCACGGTGACCTGGTGGCCGGCGATGACCCGGGTGGCGGCGGTGAGTTCGCCGAGGGCCCGCTGGCAGGCCTCGACGTGGTCGTGCCACATCTGCTGCCAGTTGGGGTCGGCTTGGAGCAGGGTGCCGAGCCGGTCCGTCCAGGAACCCTCCCGGGCGGCCAGCACGGTCAGCGCCTCGCGCAGCTGCGCGGCGAGGTCGTCGAGGGGCTGCGGGCCGAATGCGCGGACCTGCGGCAGGGCCGCGCCGGCGGCGGCAAGCTGGTTCAGCTCGCGGGTTGCCTCGTCCAGCCGCCGTCGGTCGCCGAGAACGGCCGCCGCCGGTGGCAGGTCGGCCGCCGTCGGCAGGTGGCGCAACGCCTGCAGCCGATCCTGCTTGACGGTACGGCGGGCGATGTCGAGCAGCTCGGTGAACTCGTCGGCGCTCAGCGGCGCCTTGAGGTGCGGTGGCAGGTCGTCGGGGATGTCGCCGTAGCGCTCGGCCCGTTCCCGCAACCAGACGCCGACGTCGCTCGGGGAGAGCCCGATGCCGTCGATCTCGTGGTGGGCGGCCTCATTCTCGGCCATGGTACGCAGGCCGCCGAGGGCCTGACCCAGATCGCGTTCGGCCTCCCCGAGCTGGCGGCGCAGCCGGTCCACCCGCTGCTGTTCGCTCCGCTTGTCCAGGGTCGCCCCGCGGTCGGAGAGTTCGCGGGCAGCCAGTTGGAGCTGCACGAGCTGGTCGGTGGAGCGGCCCAGCACAGCCAGGCACAGCGACTGAATCTCCTGCGGCAGCCCGTCGCGCAGGACCCGCAGCGGGTCCTCCTTCTGCGCGACCACCAGCACCCGCTTGCCGTGGGCCATCAGGTGGCAGATGAGGTTGCGGATGGTGTGCGTCTTGCCGGTGCCGGGCGGGCCCTGCACTGCGACGTTGCGGTGCTGGGCGAGCCGGCGGGCGATCGATTCCTGCGCCTCGTTGGTGGGCAGCGGCATCAGCAGACGCTCACCCAGCGGCGTCCAACGTTCCGGCTGGTCCTGCGGCATCTGCAGCTTGCTGGGTTCGTGCGCGAGGATCGCGGCGAGCGCGCCGATGCTGGCGTCGTCGCCCGCGAGCAACCGGGCGCGCAGCTGTTCCAGGAAGCGGCGCAGCATCCGCTGCCGCGGCCGGGTGAACAGCACGCCGGTGTCGTGCACATGCGGGCCGGTGGGGGCGGGCTGGTCGGCGTCCCGGACGACCGGGTCCTGGCCGAGGCGGCGCAGCGCACGTTCGAGGAACTCCCGGCGGGTGAACTCGTCCCACACGTCGAGGTCGAGCTGGCCGCCGGAGCCGGCGAGGGCGAGCAGCTGAGCGAGGTAGCGTTCGTCGAGGCCGCTCAGCGGGTCGGTCTGCAGCCGGGCCGCGCCTTGGGGGACCACCGTCACCAGGGACCGGTCGGCGTCGAACTCGATCGCCACCGGGGTGACGATGAGCGGGTACTGCACCCGGTGCCCGGCGACCTCCGTCCGGATGACACCGTGACCCCAGACCAGCTCGTCCGAAGCCGCGTTCATGTCGACCCGATGCTTCAGGTCGAACAGACTGCGGTGCAGCTGGCGTACCTCCTCGATGCGCCGGGCCTGCTCGGCCCATGGCCGCCACTCCTGCTCCCGCCACGCCTCGAGTCGCGCCCGCAGCGGCTCAATCTCCTCCTCCGCGCCGACCAGTCGGGGTTCCGTGCCGTACCCGAGAGGGCCGTTCAGGTACGGCGCGAACTGCGCGGGCACCCGCAGCGGACGGGCCGGTGCCGGCAGCCCCACCCGCAGCCAGCTGGCGCCGTCGGCGGAGACACCGACCTCGCAGGCCGGGTGATCGGGGAACGCATGCTGCCAGAAGGCGCCGACGGTGGGGACCGTCCGGGCGGGCTTCTCCATCTGCGCCCGCACGGCCATCAGGTAGTCGACCAGCGAGGTGGCCCGGTCGAGGATCAGCTTGGGCGACTCGGCGGAGGACGTGGAGCGGGAGAGCATGGATCACCTTCGCTGGTTGCAACATGTGGATTCTGACAAACCGACAGACCTCATCTGGCGGCTATCCAGTCGTGCTGGGGAGGAAATCGATATCGAAGCCAAAGCTTGCACCCAGCCCGGCGCCATCGCCTGTTCAGAGCACCTCGTACGCGGCTTGGCTCAATCGCGGCGCTGCTACTTGATATCGCCAGCCTTCACTCACACCTAAGCCCGACGCACATCACTCCCGACCTCCCCGGTGGCGGTCCTCGCACACTACCTGCACCGGTCCTGCAGACGGGATCCCCCAACCGTCAGAACTTCAAGCGGGACGACGGCTTGAGCAGGAACGATCGACTGCCCGAAGCGCCCCATGAGTTCACTACCGAGGGGCAGCGAAGCTCGTGCGGCTGCTGTAGAAACCTCTGCCATGAACCGTGCATGGAGTCTGCTGACCATCGACGAGTCGGAGCGGCAGTTCGCCGGAAACCTCGGGTACACCGACGTTCTGGGCAGCAGGTATGCCTGGGACAGCACCGTCCCGAACCACCGCGCTGTTCAACCGGGTGATTTAGCCGTCCTGCGCAACGGTAGCCATGTGCTCGGCGTCGGCTGGATCGACGACGTGCAGACCGAGACAGCAACGAAGGTAAGGCGTCGCTGCCCAAGCTGCGGCAATACCGCGTTCAAGACACGGAAGCAGTTGACCCCGCGCTACAAGTGCTCGCCCTGCCAGAACCTGTTCGACGAGCCCTCTCAGGAACAGATAAATGCCACTGTCTATATGTGCGACTACGCTCGCACCTGGAGGCCGACGACAGACGTCCGGGTGACGAATGTAGCGTCTGCATATCTCAATCGCTCGGCCCAGCAATCGATACGGCCACTGGACCCTGAACTGATCACCCGGCTGCTCGGACAGGCCTACGATCCCAGCCTCCGATGGTGGGTTGAAGCCACCGACCCGCAGCTACCGGCTGGCCATCGCCCCAGACTGGGTCATGTTCGCATCGGCCAAGCTCAGTTCCGGCAGGTACTGCGCCAACGATTCGGGGACCGCTGTCTCATAACCGGACCGCAACCCGCGCAAGCCATCGAAGCAGCCCACCTATACCGCTATTGCGACACGCCGAAGCATGACATCGCCGGCGGCGTCCTCCTTCGCCGAGATCTCCACTCGCTGTTCGACGGCTTCCTCCTCGCCATCGATCCCTCGGACTGGGTGGTGCGGCTGAGCCCTTCTCTCGACCCGTTTCCAGATCTGGCTCAGCTCGGCGAAAGGCACTTGGCCATCCCGCCCCAGGTCCGCCCGCGCGAGGAGTACCTGGTGGCTCATCTGAGATGGGCCACAGATCTCTGGAAACCAAAAAACGACAAGCGGGACGCCGGATAGCGTTCCCGCGGATCAGGTGGACCGGCACTACCCGAAGCGCGACGTCGTATGCCGCTCATGGGATCTGTCACGGCGGGGTGGTTGGTGTGAGTGTCGGGGCGGTCGCCAGTTCTGTCGCCGGAGGCCGACCCTGACAGATCCGTGAGAGCTGTTGAGGTACGCCGGGCGCTGCACGGGCGACCTGCAGCCCCGCGCCCCTGTCCCGCCCCTCGGGGCCATACGACGCGCGGCTTTCGCTGCGTACTAGGTGGCGGGTGTGGGCGCGCGGGGCCGCGTATGGGCCACCTACACCACGCGACGCGTCCCGTCTGCCCCGCCGCCCCATCAGGGGGCCCGCCCGCCCGCTCGGGCGGGCTCGGCGAGGTTGGGTAACTCGGCGTCGTGGGCGGTGTCGGTGTAGGGCAGATCAATGAGGCGGTGCCGGCAGGCGCCGAAGCCGGACAGCTGCCACACCTGCTCGGCGGGGCTGGCGCCGGTGGCG
Above is a window of Micromonospora coriariae DNA encoding:
- a CDS encoding AAA domain-containing protein, with amino-acid sequence MLSRSTSSAESPKLILDRATSLVDYLMAVRAQMEKPARTVPTVGAFWQHAFPDHPACEVGVSADGASWLRVGLPAPARPLRVPAQFAPYLNGPLGYGTEPRLVGAEEEIEPLRARLEAWREQEWRPWAEQARRIEEVRQLHRSLFDLKHRVDMNAASDELVWGHGVIRTEVAGHRVQYPLIVTPVAIEFDADRSLVTVVPQGAARLQTDPLSGLDERYLAQLLALAGSGGQLDLDVWDEFTRREFLERALRRLGQDPVVRDADQPAPTGPHVHDTGVLFTRPRQRMLRRFLEQLRARLLAGDDASIGALAAILAHEPSKLQMPQDQPERWTPLGERLLMPLPTNEAQESIARRLAQHRNVAVQGPPGTGKTHTIRNLICHLMAHGKRVLVVAQKEDPLRVLRDGLPQEIQSLCLAVLGRSTDQLVQLQLAARELSDRGATLDKRSEQQRVDRLRRQLGEAERDLGQALGGLRTMAENEAAHHEIDGIGLSPSDVGVWLRERAERYGDIPDDLPPHLKAPLSADEFTELLDIARRTVKQDRLQALRHLPTAADLPPAAAVLGDRRRLDEATRELNQLAAAGAALPQVRAFGPQPLDDLAAQLREALTVLAAREGSWTDRLGTLLQADPNWQQMWHDHVEACQRALGELTAATRVIAGHQVTVPDAHLAEPRRLLAQLGELRQRFAAGKGVSRVFQGTLAKLAADCRIDGEILRTTDDVDIVVAYVGRQRLRQELTTRWQEWTQPLELTIPVAANPETWAGRLLAEAESALDWDRRRWPALHATLRGLLPAIATTVDTQRLTTIADLVTRCATVFTHDRLVAAEREVAAALQAGMSGTDASELWRLLDLSRQSADLDRWDSYLDEVRRLAALRPDARRFRELSARLREAAPAWAASIDDGTAPTLADNGMDCLHRWQWRQAQTWFDTVVGSVDPVALGRRVEQIRERIRRLTQELVVASSWLEVSKALDDRRRAALADWTTALRKIGKGTGKNAALWQAHAQRAMSAAVDAVPVWVMSVDRAIEQFAGGAHFDVVIVDEASQADVFSLPILSLAERAVVVGDDQQIGPQLSFVGAVTGLINSHLVDVPSAEHFDPESSLYDHAVRRSPERILLTEHFRSVPAIIGFSSQTYYGGEIEPLRTDRPAGIGDPVIAVHVPDGIRQDLTTYGNVNVAEAEALVARVAAIVADPVYAGRTIGVVSLLSTSGQALYLLTRIRETVGEEEMERRRLRVGDSYTFQGDERDIVLVSLVVSPHQGPVSAFTKRDHHRRVNVAASRARDQLWVFHSVQPADMREDDARGLLLTYCQNVTVADEAYDDLEKRCDSDFERAVLRRILLRGYRPLPQFRIGSYRIDFVLPAPNGRRLAIECDGDAYHGPEQWESDMRRQAVLERVGNCVFVRIRGSVFSRDPEAAMEPLWQRIEELGIGVAPPVAAPAPAVDGATFIDATPVIDVPSLPQQDRLVVVVDRHWRDEVGSVVDAEPVKERTEQEASVEDPTVDGYETPASQPVLGVSVRDDPSELETAKTPAVPKQAEAPAPGSPTGARQGSDEPQTASSPTGVGPATALSDSRPLTRDRAGSEQQETEDDPDAPVPAGYRSVAWLRPYEAGAVISSYRHRQDVPVRHDGKMLGWARFHPITSAEARKHRANVRIDRAEPGGPRVVCWVRQNEAKAVVEAARNRQDSPVEDRDGSPEGMVQYFAPGSAAANRYRSVTRLLRLIAQGGSTQRLSAEAVTGRPPARQAPSRAELEGRELEAVFHAAMVKTYERARDEANYNAGLLLRMVTAKGGLATARQLLANPAVSDGFTALWERGRVDLTAEAVVLHPQFRSLFTAEELAVASSRVADASSNHS
- a CDS encoding HNH endonuclease signature motif containing protein → MNRAWSLLTIDESERQFAGNLGYTDVLGSRYAWDSTVPNHRAVQPGDLAVLRNGSHVLGVGWIDDVQTETATKVRRRCPSCGNTAFKTRKQLTPRYKCSPCQNLFDEPSQEQINATVYMCDYARTWRPTTDVRVTNVASAYLNRSAQQSIRPLDPELITRLLGQAYDPSLRWWVEATDPQLPAGHRPRLGHVRIGQAQFRQVLRQRFGDRCLITGPQPAQAIEAAHLYRYCDTPKHDIAGGVLLRRDLHSLFDGFLLAIDPSDWVVRLSPSLDPFPDLAQLGERHLAIPPQVRPREEYLVAHLRWATDLWKPKNDKRDAG